In Centropristis striata isolate RG_2023a ecotype Rhode Island chromosome 5, C.striata_1.0, whole genome shotgun sequence, a single genomic region encodes these proteins:
- the tnni1a gene encoding troponin I, slow skeletal muscle isoform X1 gives MLSIQRKPKISASRKLMLKSLMVAKAKEELEQEVVVKEEEKQNYLSERAPPLNTSSMSLAQLQDLCKELHAKIDVVDEERYDIEAKVMLNTREIKDLNIKVLDLRGKFKRPSLRRVRVSADAILRSLLGSKHKVSMDLRANLKSVKKEDTEKKRPVEDSDWRKNVEAMSGMEGRKKMFDAAKGPAQ, from the exons ATGCTCTCCATCCAGAGGAAGCCAAAGATCTCAGCTTCAAGGAAGTTGATGCTCAAG AGTCTGATGGTGGCAAAGGCCAAGGAGGAATTGGAGCAGGAGGTTGTGGtcaaagaggaagagaaacagaACTATCTGTCAGAGAGAGCTCCTCCTCTAAACACCAGCAGCATGAGTCTTGCACAGCTACAG GACCTCTGCAAAGAGCTCCATGCTAAGATCGATGTGGTGGATGAGGAGCGATATGACATTGAAGCTAAAGTCATGCTCAACACACGTGAG ATTAAAGACCTGAACATCAAGGTGCTAGACCTCAGGGGGAAATTTAAGAGACCTAGTCTTCGTCGTGTTCGTGTGTCTGCTGACGCCATCCTTCGCTCGCTGCTGGGCTCCAAGCACAAAGTCTCCATGGACCTCCGGGCCAACCTCAAGTCTGTCAAGAAAGAGGACACTGAGAAG aAGAGGCCAGTGGAGGACAGCGACTGGAGGAAGAACGTGGAGGCCATGTCAGGGATGGAGGGAAGGAAGAAGATGTTCGATGCTGCTAAGGGTCCTGCCCAGTGA
- the tnni1a gene encoding troponin I, slow skeletal muscle isoform X2: MLKSLMVAKAKEELEQEVVVKEEEKQNYLSERAPPLNTSSMSLAQLQDLCKELHAKIDVVDEERYDIEAKVMLNTREIKDLNIKVLDLRGKFKRPSLRRVRVSADAILRSLLGSKHKVSMDLRANLKSVKKEDTEKKRPVEDSDWRKNVEAMSGMEGRKKMFDAAKGPAQ, translated from the exons ATGCTCAAG AGTCTGATGGTGGCAAAGGCCAAGGAGGAATTGGAGCAGGAGGTTGTGGtcaaagaggaagagaaacagaACTATCTGTCAGAGAGAGCTCCTCCTCTAAACACCAGCAGCATGAGTCTTGCACAGCTACAG GACCTCTGCAAAGAGCTCCATGCTAAGATCGATGTGGTGGATGAGGAGCGATATGACATTGAAGCTAAAGTCATGCTCAACACACGTGAG ATTAAAGACCTGAACATCAAGGTGCTAGACCTCAGGGGGAAATTTAAGAGACCTAGTCTTCGTCGTGTTCGTGTGTCTGCTGACGCCATCCTTCGCTCGCTGCTGGGCTCCAAGCACAAAGTCTCCATGGACCTCCGGGCCAACCTCAAGTCTGTCAAGAAAGAGGACACTGAGAAG aAGAGGCCAGTGGAGGACAGCGACTGGAGGAAGAACGTGGAGGCCATGTCAGGGATGGAGGGAAGGAAGAAGATGTTCGATGCTGCTAAGGGTCCTGCCCAGTGA